The DNA sequence CGGCGGCGGTGAGGGCGAGCGCCGCGGCGCCGGCATTGTCTTCCAGCGTGACGCGGCGTTTCGAGCCCGGGATGGGGACGACACCCGGACCCTTGTGGAGCAGCCAGGCGAGCGCGACCTGCGCGGCGGTGGCGCCATGGGCGGCGGCGATGCCCTTGACGATGGCGACGGCGGCCATGTTGGCGTCGTAATTGGCGCCCTGGTAGCGCGGGTCCTTCGACCGGTAATCGCTGTCCGGCAGGTCTTCGGCGCGCGGCTGCTGCCCGGTGAGGAAACCGCGGCCGAGCGGCGAATAGGGCACGAAGCCGATGCCGAGTTCGGCGCACAGCGGCACGATATCGGCCTCCACACCGCGTTCCCACAGCGACCATTCGCTTTGCAGCGCGCTGATCGGATGGACCTTGTGGGCGCGGGCGAGTGTTGCCGGCCCGGCTTCGGACAGGCCGAGGAAGCGGACCTTGCCGGCGTGGACGAGGTCGGCCATGGCGCCGACGGTGTCCTCGATGGGGACGGCCGGGTCGACGCGGTGCTGGTAGAACAGGTCGATATGGTCGGTGCCCAGCCGTTTCAGGCTGGCATCGGCGACGGCGCGGACGTTTTCGGGGCGGGAATTGACGCCGGCGACCTTGCCGTCGGCGATGTCGAAGCCGAATTTGGTGGCGATGATCGCCTGGTCGCGGCGCCCGCGCAGGCCTTCGGCAAGCAGTTCCTCGTTCCGGAACGGGCCATAGACTTCGGCGGTATCGAGGAAATTGACGCCCAGTTCGAGGGCGCGGTGGAGGGTGGCGATGGCCTCCCCGCGGTCGACGGTGCCGTACATCGCGGTCTGGCCGGCGGTGCCCGCCATGCCCATGCAGCCAAGGCCGAGGGCGGACACGGTGAGGCCCTGGGTGCCGAGCTTGCGTGTTTGCATGTTGATCTCCTGTCCCGTCGCGGTTTAGGCGCCGGGTTTCGACAAGCCAATGTGGTGCGCGTAAAGGTATGCGATGACAAAATGGCTTTGGGGAGTGCGCGCGCGATGAGTCGCAGATATTTCGGCACCGACGGCATCCGCGGCCTGACCAACACGGCGCCGATGACCGCGGCGATCGCGATGAAGGTCGGCCAGGCGGCGGGCAAGCGCTTCCTGCGCGGCGCCCACAAGCACCGGGTGGTGATCGGCAAGGACACGCGCTTGTCCGGTTACATGATGGAATCGGCGCTGACGGCGGGGTTCACCTCGGTGGGGATGGACGTCATCCAGGTCGGGCCGATGCCGACGCCGGCGGTGGCGATGTTGACCCGGTCGCTGCGCGCCGACCTTGGGGTGATGATTTCCGCCAGCCACAACCCCTATCACGACAATGGCATCAAGCTGTTCGGCCCCGATGGCTATAAATTGTCGGACTCCGACGAGGCCGAGATCGAGGCGATGATCGAAGGGGATATGACGCTGGCGGAGCCGCAGGCGATCGGCCGGGCACGGCGGATCGACGACGCCCAGGGCCGCTACATCCATTTCGCCAAGGCGACCTTTCCCGACCATCTGCGGCTCGACGGGTTGAAGATCGTCATCGATTGCGCCCATGGCGCGGCGTACAAGGTGGCGCCCGAAGCGCTGTGGGAACTGGGTGCCGAAGTGGTGCCGATCG is a window from the Polymorphobacter fuscus genome containing:
- a CDS encoding aldo/keto reductase, giving the protein MQTRKLGTQGLTVSALGLGCMGMAGTAGQTAMYGTVDRGEAIATLHRALELGVNFLDTAEVYGPFRNEELLAEGLRGRRDQAIIATKFGFDIADGKVAGVNSRPENVRAVADASLKRLGTDHIDLFYQHRVDPAVPIEDTVGAMADLVHAGKVRFLGLSEAGPATLARAHKVHPISALQSEWSLWERGVEADIVPLCAELGIGFVPYSPLGRGFLTGQQPRAEDLPDSDYRSKDPRYQGANYDANMAAVAIVKGIAAAHGATAAQVALAWLLHKGPGVVPIPGSKRRVTLEDNAGAAALALTAADMAALDAALPPGTTAGDRYGSKFMMSMVRL